Proteins encoded in a region of the Streptomyces akebiae genome:
- a CDS encoding S8 family serine peptidase, which yields MRRLHALGAVAGAAGLLAAAITPATAGPGTAPGASTDTSSAPATSSAPATRTVTLITGDTVSLTAGPDGKYAVDVRRGAGREAATFLSSERDGEVSVLPTDAVPLVRAGRLDPALFNVTRLVKQGYGDDRTGATPLIATYAKGGATPEGARRTRALPGIDGAALSAEKSTAFWADIAPALGTEPTTKAARQLGEGIDKLWLDAQVKVSLETSVPQIGAPEVWRSGHDGKGVKVAVLDTGVDTGHPDLAGRLGESRTFVPEQSVQDGHGHGTHVAATIAGSGAASDGLRKGVAPGAELLVGKVLGNDGRGQSSWIIAGMEWAANSGAKIVSMSLGGTATGPSDVLSETVDELSASTGALFVIASGNAGPGEQTVGTPGIADSALTVGAVDKSDRLAPFSGRGPRPGDFAVKPEITAPGVGIIAARAAGTSMGAPVDDHYTAANGTSMATPHVAGAAALVAQAHPDWTGRQIKEALATTAKTNTDDSVFEQGNGRVDAVRAVGQNVFATPTLSFGKFEDGDTGVATKDITYTNTTDKAVELKISSSLAEVTPVDGTLTVPARGTATLPVGVDPAEKAEGRYAGHITATADDGVRITTGVGFEKAPKTYDLAVSLLGRDGKAPTGGSIYTLMELSNAIPDQYGFLGTGWTWQVPAGTYSISTWIPDRDAGGIAVGTSVVVAPEIKVNGDTKVVLDARKAVEIKPRTKQDSEFQGFSTNVHREGPGGGWGLTYSQGFWTDHLYVTPTERVTEGSLEFSAKFRLYAKELTASFTSPEKTELSSLYYSQTYEDFPLRISGKHKVRAVDAGGGTEADFAGLDVKGKVAVVALGATERAQNALDNATKAGAGYLIAYRKTPGFWIEAVDRATTVPLMIATGEEGARLTALLRTGKKVTLKLDGTPASPYVYNLLAAQSGAISADQTYDLDRSNTVKRKARYHGATAGEMGADALYTYRPWQLFGIENSHYMELGTERDEYYYVDPDTRTWHVVYPNWNTFRGQWSPLRTFTEPATEPTENWLRQVVRPGTSEEYGLSTRTGDRLAFSVAELTDSTPGHYGYIDGTDSTGKGRLYADGKLVGDSTLGGYGTFDVAADKASYRFELDVRRRAAWAKYSTSTHTEWTFASAHTAAETALPLLTVGIAPKGLDLLNRAKSGRELKVDLPVADQLGGVRASSLRAWVSYDDGTSWKEVKVKSGEARFKPAAGAESVSLRVRATDRDGNGIDQTVLRAFGLK from the coding sequence ATGCGAAGACTCCATGCCCTCGGTGCCGTGGCGGGAGCGGCCGGTCTGCTCGCGGCGGCGATCACGCCCGCGACGGCCGGCCCCGGCACCGCACCCGGCGCGAGCACCGACACCTCAAGTGCCCCCGCCACCTCAAGTGCCCCCGCCACCCGGACTGTCACCCTCATCACCGGCGACACCGTCTCGCTCACCGCCGGACCGGACGGCAAGTACGCCGTCGACGTACGGCGCGGCGCGGGCCGGGAGGCCGCCACGTTCCTGTCCAGCGAACGGGACGGCGAGGTCAGCGTCCTGCCGACGGACGCCGTCCCGCTGGTACGGGCGGGCCGCCTCGACCCGGCACTGTTCAACGTCACCCGGCTGGTGAAGCAGGGGTACGGCGACGACAGGACCGGCGCCACCCCTCTGATCGCGACCTACGCGAAGGGCGGTGCGACGCCCGAAGGCGCCCGGCGCACGCGGGCGTTGCCCGGGATCGACGGCGCGGCGCTGAGCGCGGAGAAGTCGACCGCGTTCTGGGCGGACATCGCCCCCGCCCTCGGCACCGAACCCACCACGAAGGCCGCGCGGCAACTCGGCGAGGGCATCGACAAGCTCTGGCTGGACGCCCAGGTGAAGGTGTCCCTGGAGACGAGCGTCCCGCAGATCGGCGCACCCGAGGTGTGGCGGTCGGGTCACGACGGCAAGGGCGTGAAGGTCGCGGTCCTGGACACGGGCGTGGACACCGGGCACCCGGATCTCGCGGGCAGGCTCGGCGAGTCCCGGACGTTCGTGCCGGAGCAGTCGGTGCAGGACGGTCACGGCCACGGCACCCATGTGGCGGCCACGATCGCCGGCTCGGGCGCGGCCTCGGACGGCCTGCGCAAGGGCGTGGCGCCGGGCGCGGAGCTGCTGGTCGGCAAGGTGCTGGGCAACGACGGCCGGGGCCAGTCCTCCTGGATCATCGCGGGCATGGAGTGGGCCGCGAACTCCGGCGCGAAGATCGTCTCCATGTCGCTGGGCGGCACCGCGACCGGCCCCTCCGACGTGCTCAGTGAGACCGTCGACGAGTTGTCCGCGTCCACCGGCGCCCTCTTCGTGATCGCGTCGGGCAACGCGGGCCCCGGCGAGCAGACCGTGGGCACCCCGGGCATCGCCGACTCGGCGCTCACCGTGGGCGCGGTCGACAAGTCGGACCGGCTGGCCCCGTTCTCCGGACGCGGCCCGCGTCCCGGTGACTTCGCGGTCAAGCCGGAGATCACCGCGCCGGGCGTGGGCATCATCGCGGCGCGTGCCGCCGGCACCTCCATGGGGGCGCCGGTCGACGACCACTACACGGCGGCGAACGGTACGTCGATGGCGACCCCGCATGTCGCGGGCGCGGCGGCGCTGGTCGCGCAGGCGCATCCGGACTGGACCGGCCGGCAGATCAAGGAAGCCCTGGCCACCACGGCGAAGACGAACACCGACGACTCCGTGTTCGAGCAGGGCAACGGGCGGGTCGACGCCGTACGGGCCGTCGGCCAGAACGTGTTCGCGACCCCGACGCTGAGCTTCGGCAAGTTCGAGGACGGCGACACGGGGGTCGCCACCAAGGACATCACCTACACCAACACCACTGACAAAGCGGTGGAGTTGAAGATCTCGTCGTCGCTCGCCGAGGTCACCCCGGTCGACGGCACCCTGACCGTGCCCGCGCGGGGCACCGCCACGCTCCCGGTCGGCGTCGACCCCGCGGAGAAGGCCGAAGGCCGGTACGCGGGCCACATCACGGCGACCGCCGACGACGGCGTACGGATCACCACGGGCGTCGGCTTCGAGAAGGCACCGAAGACGTACGACCTCGCCGTCTCCCTCCTGGGCCGGGACGGCAAGGCGCCCACCGGCGGGTCGATCTACACCCTCATGGAACTGAGCAACGCCATCCCCGACCAGTACGGCTTCCTCGGCACCGGCTGGACCTGGCAGGTCCCGGCCGGCACCTACTCCATCTCGACCTGGATCCCGGACCGCGACGCGGGCGGCATCGCCGTCGGCACCTCGGTGGTCGTCGCCCCCGAGATCAAGGTGAACGGCGACACCAAGGTCGTCCTGGACGCCCGCAAGGCGGTGGAGATCAAGCCGAGGACGAAGCAGGACTCCGAGTTCCAGGGCTTCAGCACCAATGTGCACCGCGAAGGGCCCGGCGGCGGCTGGGGACTCACCTACAGCCAGGGCTTCTGGACCGACCACCTCTATGTGACGCCGACCGAGCGGGTCACCGAGGGGAGCCTGGAGTTCTCCGCCAAGTTCCGGCTGTACGCCAAGGAGTTGACGGCGAGCTTCACCAGCCCGGAGAAGACCGAACTGTCCTCGCTCTACTACTCGCAGACCTACGAGGACTTCCCCCTGAGGATCAGTGGGAAGCACAAGGTCCGTGCGGTGGACGCGGGCGGCGGTACCGAGGCCGACTTCGCGGGGCTCGACGTCAAGGGCAAGGTGGCGGTGGTCGCGCTCGGCGCCACGGAGCGGGCGCAGAACGCCCTGGACAACGCCACCAAGGCCGGGGCGGGTTACCTCATCGCGTATCGCAAGACGCCCGGCTTCTGGATCGAGGCCGTGGACCGCGCCACCACCGTCCCGCTGATGATCGCCACCGGTGAGGAGGGTGCCCGGCTCACCGCCCTGCTGAGGACCGGCAAGAAGGTCACGCTGAAGCTGGACGGCACACCGGCCAGCCCGTACGTCTACAACCTGCTCGCCGCCCAGAGCGGCGCCATCTCCGCGGATCAGACCTACGACCTCGACCGCTCCAACACGGTGAAGCGGAAGGCCCGTTACCACGGGGCCACGGCCGGCGAGATGGGCGCGGACGCCCTGTACACCTACCGCCCCTGGCAGCTCTTCGGCATCGAGAACAGCCACTACATGGAGCTGGGCACGGAACGCGACGAGTACTACTACGTCGACCCCGACACCCGTACCTGGCACGTCGTCTACCCGAACTGGAACACGTTCAGGGGCCAGTGGAGCCCGCTGCGGACCTTCACCGAACCGGCCACGGAACCCACCGAGAACTGGCTGCGCCAGGTCGTCCGCCCGGGGACCAGCGAGGAGTACGGCCTCTCCACCCGCACCGGCGACAGACTCGCCTTCTCCGTCGCGGAGCTGACCGACTCCACACCGGGTCACTACGGCTACATCGACGGCACCGACAGCACCGGCAAGGGCAGGCTCTACGCGGACGGGAAGCTGGTCGGGGACTCGACGCTCGGCGGCTACGGCACGTTCGACGTGGCGGCGGACAAGGCCTCGTACCGCTTCGAGCTTGATGTGCGGCGCCGGGCGGCCTGGGCCAAGTACTCCACGAGCACGCACACGGAGTGGACCTTCGCCTCGGCGCACACCGCCGCCGAGACGGCCCTGCCGCTGCTCACGGTCGGCATCGCCCCGAAGGGCCTCGACCTCCTCAACCGGGCCAAGAGCGGGCGGGAGTTGAAGGTCGATCTGCCGGTCGCCGACCAGCTGGGCGGGGTGCGGGCGAGCAGCCTGCGGGCCTGGGTCTCCTACGACGACGGCACGTCCTGGAAGGAGGTGAAGGTGAAGAGCGGCGAGGCACGGTTCAAGCCGGCGGCGGGCGCCGAGTCGGTGTCGCTGCGGGTGCGGGCCACCGACCGCGACGGCAACGGGATCGACCAGACCGTGCTGCGGGCGTTCGGCCTGAAGTAG